The proteins below are encoded in one region of Bacteroides uniformis:
- a CDS encoding RagB/SusD family nutrient uptake outer membrane protein, with translation MKTNKILAIGLLAAATVLTTGCSDSFLEVENPTGEPLEDYYTTDEHIQEALIAAYDPLHWPDWGLGQYNALNIDGEIMGDNFWVGGATKTDMQNWHMLFNYEANENNTLGSLWTVDYSGIKRCNDLLKYLDWGTDVTEANRKLYEMQARLLRVFYYNMLWHYFGNVPFYLENLSEPPYTAPQYTADQVYAELIAELEAVIDSKVLPLKYYKTIKEGKEVDDEGQLGRVTQAMAYMVYAEMVMYQNDESRFSKALGYMKELIDSPSFRLNPSFANIWETEGEWCDESIWEINYEQTNNERGWGSPLAVGGTVLPTLISPNSFPGDDGWSKGNDGWGFMPMRLETYQMFSEQDKRRDATCWVIAEDVEYTKRYQDTHIWLQKYRPYDKNFKQSSGDQNLNYNNNYRYYRYAETLLNAAELSLRTGGSGTGEAKTWLNEVRTRAGLAGLANVTVDDVLTERRLEFVGEGKRYFDLVRAEGISGASASNKATTALVPDEYGYRTNSWTAKKKYIPIAQGELDSDPALVQNAYK, from the coding sequence ATGAAAACAAATAAAATATTAGCAATAGGCTTACTTGCTGCCGCTACAGTGTTGACTACCGGTTGCAGTGACAGTTTTCTTGAGGTGGAAAATCCGACAGGTGAACCATTGGAAGATTATTATACTACGGATGAGCATATTCAGGAAGCTCTGATTGCCGCCTATGACCCTCTCCATTGGCCAGATTGGGGATTGGGACAGTACAATGCCTTGAATATTGACGGTGAAATTATGGGCGATAATTTTTGGGTAGGTGGTGCAACCAAGACCGATATGCAGAATTGGCATATGTTGTTTAATTATGAGGCTAATGAAAATAATACACTTGGCTCTCTTTGGACAGTGGACTATTCTGGTATCAAACGTTGTAATGACTTACTGAAATATCTTGATTGGGGTACTGATGTTACTGAGGCCAATCGTAAACTCTATGAGATGCAAGCCCGTTTACTACGTGTTTTCTATTATAATATGTTGTGGCATTATTTTGGTAATGTACCTTTCTATTTGGAGAATCTTTCCGAACCTCCTTATACGGCTCCGCAATATACTGCCGATCAGGTTTATGCTGAGTTGATCGCAGAACTTGAAGCTGTAATTGACTCTAAGGTGTTACCTTTGAAATATTATAAAACAATCAAAGAAGGTAAAGAAGTTGACGACGAAGGTCAGTTGGGACGTGTCACTCAAGCTATGGCTTATATGGTATATGCTGAAATGGTAATGTATCAGAATGATGAAAGTCGTTTCTCAAAAGCTTTAGGTTATATGAAGGAGCTTATTGATAGTCCTAGCTTTAGATTGAATCCTAGTTTTGCCAACATCTGGGAAACGGAAGGTGAATGGTGTGACGAATCTATCTGGGAAATTAATTATGAGCAAACTAATAACGAACGTGGCTGGGGAAGTCCGTTAGCTGTTGGTGGTACAGTGCTTCCTACTCTGATTTCTCCTAACTCTTTCCCAGGTGATGATGGTTGGTCAAAGGGTAATGATGGCTGGGGATTTATGCCCATGCGTCTTGAAACTTATCAAATGTTTAGTGAACAAGACAAACGTCGTGATGCAACTTGCTGGGTGATTGCCGAAGATGTAGAATATACGAAACGTTATCAAGATACTCATATTTGGTTACAAAAATATCGTCCGTATGATAAGAACTTCAAGCAGTCTTCCGGTGACCAGAATTTGAACTATAATAACAATTATCGTTATTATCGTTATGCTGAGACATTACTAAATGCTGCAGAACTTTCTCTTCGTACAGGTGGAAGTGGTACAGGTGAGGCTAAGACATGGTTGAACGAAGTTCGCACCCGTGCCGGTTTGGCTGGACTTGCAAACGTTACGGTTGACGATGTACTTACAGAACGTCGTTTGGAATTTGTAGGTGAAGGCAAGCGTTATTTTGATTTGGTACGTGCTGAAGGAATCAGTGGAGCATCAGCCAGCAATAAGGCTACTACTGCACTGGTCCCCGATGAATATGGTTACCGTACTAATTCTTGGACTGCCAAGAAGAAATACATTCCTATTGCACAAGGAGAGTTGGATTCCGATCCGGCTTTGGTTCAGAATGCTTATAAATAG
- a CDS encoding triple tyrosine motif-containing protein, whose protein sequence is MNKHILSFYLFFCLFLFPPLVEAIAGWNSFIVNFDKSVYGKGTQTWQIAPYDDKWVYFANKNGMVQFDGNVWNVFPLNNASDVRSVLASATQKRIYVGGINEFGYYEPDTDGSLAYHCMSDTLESSVRFLGNVWGIHETDNILYFQGDGCVVKYLNGKYTAIEMNAKIDCSNMVNGILYIGTDRGVWLLVGNTFFPLQGADALASKRIRGIIPYKKGVLVVTAYNGLYYCDGRTMEPFVTGAEEFMRENEVFCVAKKDDKIALGTIHKGLVLVDCSTMQLKYFNENNGLRNNTVLSVSFDTTGNLWAGLDSGIDYVCLSSPFTNLYSYPYSYGTGYTAAVEGGYLYLGTNRGLYYTSYPVQMNGDLPDIRPMPQSSGQVWNLCRIGDELFCLHDRGIFLINGTSVKRVTDITGVWCCQLVAGRTDLMYVGVYNGIYLVGKKNGEWQVVGKIEGMNDSCRLFEQESDKVIWVYNTDHVTRVDLDNDLTKAVRIKEYSAKDGFPVGRDMYIAKIEDRVYFATPRGIYKHNPHKDVMEPCPDMNNLLNGTAAYSRILEYHDKLISLSPHEICIANLGTYKRGANTSINPIQQSLIELVPGFETIIPLSDSLMVVPNEGGFALFSIPAVRERQDRSHSLYIRNMYLSYPKDSLVYTANFLGEKPVPVIAYSMNSVRFDYALSFFSVGDDIRFQYRLNKGGWSDFTTVRTKEYSNLSEGEYTFEVKAVFPDGTTSSDTIAFRILPPWYRSAAAYVCYIILALLALWYVYRWDDVRVKRKKQQAVIEKDKELHDMEREYEEEKARQEKQIMQLEKEKLEYDLQHKSQEMANLMINFVRKNEMLTEIKSEILKVSALLKGEGAREGKQQLILINNKIDGNIQSDEVLKRIEDQFDLIHNNFMKRLHAKHPELSHNERMMCAYLKMNLSTKEIAPLLNISVRGVETIRYRLRKKFALEREDSLTDYLSNKL, encoded by the coding sequence ATGAACAAACACATATTGTCATTCTACCTTTTTTTCTGCCTTTTTCTTTTTCCCCCTTTGGTCGAAGCAATTGCCGGCTGGAATAGCTTTATCGTCAATTTTGATAAAAGTGTTTATGGTAAGGGGACCCAGACTTGGCAGATAGCACCCTATGATGACAAGTGGGTATATTTCGCCAACAAGAACGGTATGGTGCAATTTGATGGCAATGTCTGGAATGTGTTTCCATTGAACAATGCTTCCGATGTGCGTTCCGTTCTGGCTTCTGCCACCCAAAAAAGAATTTATGTGGGGGGCATCAATGAATTCGGCTATTATGAACCGGATACGGACGGTTCTTTGGCCTATCATTGCATGTCCGATACTTTGGAGAGTTCCGTTCGTTTTCTTGGAAATGTGTGGGGCATCCATGAGACAGACAATATCTTGTATTTCCAAGGGGACGGGTGCGTGGTGAAGTACCTGAACGGCAAATATACCGCCATTGAAATGAATGCCAAGATAGACTGTTCCAATATGGTCAATGGTATTCTTTACATCGGTACGGACAGAGGCGTATGGCTTTTGGTTGGAAACACTTTTTTCCCTCTTCAGGGTGCCGATGCGTTGGCTTCCAAGCGTATTCGTGGCATTATACCTTATAAGAAAGGTGTTCTGGTGGTGACTGCATACAACGGACTTTACTATTGTGACGGGCGTACGATGGAACCGTTTGTCACCGGTGCCGAAGAGTTTATGCGTGAGAATGAAGTCTTTTGCGTAGCCAAAAAGGATGATAAGATTGCCTTGGGAACCATTCATAAAGGATTGGTACTGGTGGATTGCAGCACCATGCAACTGAAATATTTCAATGAGAACAACGGCTTGCGTAACAATACGGTGCTTTCTGTCTCCTTCGATACGACCGGAAACCTCTGGGCCGGTCTGGATAGCGGCATTGACTACGTCTGTCTGAGTTCTCCTTTTACGAATCTCTATTCCTATCCTTATTCTTACGGCACGGGATATACGGCGGCGGTAGAAGGCGGCTATCTTTATTTAGGCACCAATCGGGGGCTGTATTACACTTCTTATCCGGTACAGATGAACGGCGATTTGCCGGATATCCGTCCGATGCCCCAATCCAGCGGACAGGTCTGGAACCTTTGCCGTATAGGTGATGAACTCTTCTGTCTGCACGACCGTGGTATTTTCCTTATCAATGGTACTTCCGTAAAACGTGTGACGGACATTACCGGCGTCTGGTGTTGCCAACTTGTGGCAGGACGTACGGACCTTATGTATGTCGGGGTATATAACGGTATTTATTTGGTTGGGAAAAAGAATGGAGAATGGCAGGTGGTTGGCAAGATTGAGGGTATGAACGATTCTTGCCGTCTTTTTGAGCAGGAAAGCGATAAGGTGATTTGGGTGTACAATACAGACCACGTTACCCGTGTGGATTTGGATAATGATTTGACAAAAGCTGTCCGTATAAAGGAATATAGCGCGAAGGATGGTTTTCCGGTAGGACGTGATATGTATATAGCGAAGATAGAAGACCGGGTGTATTTTGCCACTCCCCGGGGAATCTATAAGCATAATCCTCATAAAGATGTCATGGAGCCTTGTCCGGATATGAACAACCTTTTGAATGGCACCGCGGCCTATTCGCGTATCTTGGAGTATCACGATAAGTTGATTAGTTTGAGCCCTCACGAAATCTGTATTGCCAATCTGGGTACCTATAAGCGGGGGGCGAATACAAGCATTAATCCCATCCAGCAATCGCTGATTGAACTGGTACCCGGTTTTGAAACGATTATTCCTCTTTCAGATTCGCTGATGGTGGTTCCTAATGAAGGAGGTTTCGCTTTATTCAGCATCCCGGCCGTAAGAGAGCGTCAGGATCGTAGCCACTCCTTATATATAAGGAACATGTATCTGTCTTATCCCAAGGATTCATTGGTATATACCGCAAACTTTTTAGGAGAGAAGCCGGTTCCGGTGATAGCTTATTCCATGAATTCCGTTCGTTTTGACTATGCCCTTTCTTTTTTTTCGGTAGGGGATGATATCCGTTTTCAATATCGTTTGAATAAGGGAGGCTGGTCCGATTTTACAACGGTACGCACCAAGGAGTATAGTAATCTGTCGGAAGGTGAATATACGTTTGAAGTTAAAGCGGTCTTTCCTGACGGTACGACATCATCGGATACAATCGCCTTCCGTATACTTCCACCGTGGTATCGTAGTGCTGCTGCATACGTTTGTTATATCATCTTGGCTTTGCTTGCCTTATGGTATGTCTATCGTTGGGATGATGTCCGTGTGAAACGGAAGAAACAGCAGGCGGTAATCGAGAAAGATAAAGAGTTGCACGATATGGAAAGGGAGTACGAAGAGGAGAAAGCCCGTCAGGAAAAGCAGATTATGCAGCTGGAGAAAGAAAAATTGGAATACGATTTGCAACATAAGAGTCAGGAAATGGCCAATCTGATGATAAACTTTGTCCGTAAGAATGAAATGCTGACTGAAATCAAGTCAGAGATACTTAAAGTATCCGCCTTGCTGAAGGGTGAGGGGGCTCGGGAAGGAAAACAGCAACTCATACTTATTAATAATAAAATAGACGGTAATATACAGAGTGATGAGGTTTTGAAGCGTATTGAAGACCAGTTCGATTTGATACATAACAATTTTATGAAACGTCTTCATGCCAAGCATCCTGAACTTTCCCACAACGAACGCATGATGTGCGCTTATCTAAAGATGAATCTTTCCACGAAAGAAATAGCACCTCTGCTGAACATTTCGGTTCGTGGAGTTGAAACAATCCGTTATCGTCTTCGTAAGAAGTTCGCTTTAGAGAGAGAGGATAGTTTGACGGATTATTTAAGCAATAAACTGTAG
- a CDS encoding DUF4199 domain-containing protein: MTENRGYTQRYAMLFGTYMGGFWILKFILFPVGLSVPFLLFLFMGLTLCVPFMGYYYARMYRNQVCGGGISFLHAWIFTVFMYMFAALLAAVAHYIYFRFIDHGYVINTCETMVDTLAQSNMPGMDSYIATYQEALETARLLSPIDITLQMISSNVFWGSILAFPTALFVMRRKKDNAPAK, translated from the coding sequence ATGACAGAAAATAGAGGTTACACGCAACGATACGCAATGCTGTTCGGTACCTATATGGGAGGTTTTTGGATATTGAAGTTCATACTCTTTCCGGTGGGACTGTCGGTTCCTTTTTTACTTTTCCTTTTCATGGGACTCACGCTATGCGTACCTTTTATGGGATATTATTATGCACGGATGTATCGTAATCAGGTATGCGGAGGCGGCATCAGCTTTCTGCATGCATGGATATTCACCGTTTTCATGTATATGTTTGCCGCGCTGCTTGCCGCTGTGGCACACTACATCTACTTCAGGTTCATAGACCACGGATATGTGATAAACACGTGCGAAACGATGGTAGACACGCTTGCCCAAAGCAACATGCCGGGAATGGATTCGTACATCGCCACCTATCAGGAAGCTCTGGAGACAGCCCGACTGCTCAGTCCTATCGACATTACGCTACAGATGATATCGTCCAATGTGTTTTGGGGTTCGATACTGGCTTTCCCCACCGCCTTGTTCGTGATGAGACGCAAGAAAGACAACGCTCCGGCAAAGTGA
- a CDS encoding family 16 glycosylhydrolase, whose protein sequence is MKYYCLLSILLFSLIACGSSDDKEPQSEDVTIKCSPEKIEAVAQASQYVVNVVCSGKEWTAFASDDCSSWVKVNVMGSSSSQGTATVIVSAHTGTTSRTGTVVVKSGATRVSIPLTQAAPLSVSQTELYSNSIGESFVLSVIASGEWNVKSNDSWISAEKNSGEIVVTTLANDAKISRTGTVEVVAGAEKVTVTVIQESAEDLDINTPEGYRLVWHDEFNEGTSLGNDWTHEVQGAGWVNNELQNYVNGSADGKRVTELVDGKLNINCFKGSDGKIYSGRVYAKVNTGWEYGYFEARIMLPEGKGTWPAFWMMPVGNDWNTNPWPMCGEIDIMEEVGVVPNEVSSSIHTQDYNHTIGTQKTHAMTIEQAEGEFHLYALEWTEDAITTYVDGKVQLAVTKQQLGAGHNQWPFHYAFYPILNLAWGGDWGGMNGVDESALPVTMKVDYVRVFQKK, encoded by the coding sequence ATGAAATACTATTGTCTATTATCTATTCTTTTGTTTTCGTTGATTGCTTGTGGCAGTAGCGATGACAAGGAACCGCAATCCGAGGATGTTACCATTAAATGTTCTCCTGAAAAGATAGAGGCTGTTGCACAAGCTAGCCAATATGTGGTGAATGTGGTTTGTTCTGGTAAAGAGTGGACAGCTTTTGCCTCTGATGATTGCAGTTCATGGGTCAAAGTAAATGTAATGGGTTCTTCTTCTAGCCAAGGCACAGCGACAGTTATAGTCAGTGCTCATACGGGTACTACTTCTCGTACTGGTACGGTGGTGGTTAAATCTGGTGCTACTCGTGTATCTATTCCTCTTACGCAAGCGGCTCCTTTATCAGTGTCACAGACTGAGTTGTATTCTAATTCTATAGGAGAATCTTTTGTCTTATCTGTTATTGCTTCTGGCGAATGGAATGTGAAATCCAATGATAGTTGGATTAGCGCAGAAAAAAATAGTGGGGAAATTGTTGTGACCACTTTAGCTAATGATGCAAAGATTTCCCGTACGGGTACAGTTGAGGTTGTGGCTGGTGCAGAGAAAGTAACGGTAACAGTTATTCAAGAATCGGCTGAAGATCTGGATATCAATACTCCTGAGGGGTATCGGTTGGTTTGGCATGATGAATTTAATGAGGGCACATCTCTTGGCAATGATTGGACACACGAGGTTCAAGGAGCAGGGTGGGTAAATAATGAACTTCAAAATTACGTCAATGGTTCTGCTGACGGAAAGCGTGTGACAGAACTTGTGGACGGTAAGTTGAATATTAATTGTTTCAAAGGCTCCGATGGTAAAATTTACTCTGGTCGTGTGTATGCTAAAGTGAATACTGGTTGGGAATATGGCTATTTTGAAGCACGTATCATGTTGCCTGAAGGCAAGGGGACGTGGCCGGCTTTTTGGATGATGCCAGTTGGTAATGACTGGAATACTAACCCATGGCCCATGTGTGGTGAAATAGACATTATGGAGGAAGTGGGAGTCGTACCCAACGAAGTCTCTTCGTCTATCCATACGCAAGATTATAATCATACTATAGGTACGCAGAAAACACATGCCATGACTATAGAACAGGCAGAAGGAGAATTTCATCTCTATGCTTTAGAGTGGACAGAAGATGCCATCACTACATACGTGGATGGCAAGGTACAGTTGGCTGTTACCAAGCAACAATTGGGAGCTGGTCATAATCAATGGCCTTTCCATTATGCTTTCTATCCCATTCTGAATCTGGCTTGGGGCGGTGATTGGGGTGGAATGAACGGTGTGGATGAGTCTGCTCTTCCTGTAACGATGAAGGTGGACTATGTACGCGTGTTTCAGAAAAAATAG
- a CDS encoding SusC/RagA family TonB-linked outer membrane protein has product MKKLLSVLFLLSFTLASVYAQNIQVKGTVVSGSDNEPLPGVNVVVKGTTNGGITDLDGNFTLSVPADATLSITYIGFKSQEVAVNGKNSLKIVLQEDSETLDEVVVVGYGVQKKSVVTASIAKVSSEDLENKSPVRMDNALKGLAAGVDVTSASGQPGDSPRVRVRGIGTINNSDPLYIVDGMPIGGGLDFVNPNDIESIEVLKDAASGAIYGARAANGVILVTTKKGKMGKAQINYNFSYGWQSAWKRRDVTSATDYAILQNEANVNGGQAPIYADPYNLIDANGNSIKGFGTDWQDLVFYDNAPVVNHDVTVSGASEKVNYYLSLGYYSQDGIVGGNHGHSNYDRLTIRSNTQYNLIDASKERGFLNKLDLGVNLAYMRTHSTGVGTNSEFGSILGSALYLSPILTPTLTGDAAEKMIETYKDFDLPRDANGDPYTVPGYGGAYQEMNNPLAMMTLTPTKNWSHKFVPKFSIDLQLWDNLKYHFNYSADMGFWGNEGATKSKYYLSANNKATHTNASSFKAQNVTWQIENTLTYDKTIGKHTFGVVLGQSALKYKGDQLGGNRWNLVNPNKPSIDYATGNVEYTKDADGNITGATVQYGVYGGPYTEHRMSSMFARLSYNYNERYMIQATIRRDGSSRFGINNKYGTFPSVSVGWNVTNEEFMADTREWLSNLKVRASWGKNGNDNIAEFGYTSLTAMGNNVLLGKDAIKWNGSKAQRLANPDLKWEESEQTDLGIDLGFFNNALTFSADYYIKKTNGMIITMPIPSYVGETKPLGNVGDMENSGFEFELGYKWNIADAKFAVKGNATYLKNELKNLGNDTGYMDLDGIQGFSGGGTRGSNGQPFPYFYGYKTDGVFQNMDEVRAYVNKDGKMIMPDAVPGDTRFVDVNGDGSISADDRTNIGNGTPDWTYGLNLNADWKGFDFNIFFQGVAGADVFDGTYRTDVASGNYPSWMLGRWTGEGTSNKYPRLAVGNATNWMVSDLYVCDGSYLRLKNITLGYTLPKTLTRKLTIERLRVYVQAENLVTWTKYWGFDPEISSGATSLGVDRGIYPQARTYTVGVNVSF; this is encoded by the coding sequence ATGAAAAAGTTATTATCAGTTTTATTTCTGTTAAGCTTTACCTTGGCTTCTGTATATGCCCAAAATATACAGGTAAAAGGTACAGTGGTAAGCGGTTCGGATAATGAACCGTTGCCTGGAGTAAATGTGGTAGTTAAAGGAACTACCAATGGTGGAATTACTGATTTGGACGGTAATTTTACATTGTCGGTTCCTGCCGACGCAACACTTTCTATTACCTATATTGGTTTTAAGTCGCAAGAAGTAGCGGTAAATGGAAAAAATTCCTTGAAAATAGTTCTTCAGGAAGATTCAGAAACGCTGGACGAAGTAGTAGTGGTGGGGTATGGTGTTCAGAAAAAAAGTGTGGTAACAGCATCTATTGCCAAAGTTAGTAGTGAGGATTTGGAAAACAAATCTCCGGTGCGTATGGATAATGCATTGAAAGGTTTGGCTGCAGGTGTGGATGTAACTTCAGCTTCTGGTCAGCCGGGTGATTCTCCTCGTGTACGTGTACGTGGTATTGGTACTATCAACAATAGTGATCCGCTCTACATTGTAGACGGTATGCCTATTGGGGGTGGTCTTGATTTTGTAAATCCTAATGATATCGAGTCTATCGAAGTGTTGAAAGATGCTGCTTCTGGTGCTATCTATGGTGCGCGTGCTGCTAATGGCGTTATTCTAGTAACTACCAAAAAAGGTAAGATGGGTAAGGCACAAATTAATTACAATTTTTCTTATGGCTGGCAGAGTGCATGGAAGAGACGTGATGTGACTAGTGCGACAGACTATGCTATCCTTCAGAATGAAGCCAATGTGAATGGTGGTCAGGCTCCAATTTATGCAGATCCTTATAATTTGATTGATGCTAATGGAAATTCTATCAAAGGATTTGGCACTGATTGGCAAGATCTTGTTTTCTATGACAATGCTCCGGTAGTGAATCATGATGTGACAGTTAGTGGTGCATCGGAAAAAGTAAATTATTATTTGTCTTTGGGGTATTATTCACAAGATGGTATTGTTGGTGGTAATCACGGACATTCTAATTATGACCGTTTGACTATTCGTTCCAATACTCAATATAATCTAATTGATGCATCTAAAGAACGCGGTTTCCTTAATAAATTGGATTTAGGTGTAAATTTGGCTTATATGCGTACGCATTCAACAGGTGTTGGTACTAACTCTGAATTCGGTTCAATTTTGGGATCGGCTCTTTATCTGTCTCCTATTTTGACCCCTACATTGACTGGTGATGCAGCTGAAAAGATGATTGAAACTTATAAAGATTTTGATTTGCCTCGTGATGCAAATGGTGATCCTTATACAGTACCTGGCTATGGAGGAGCTTATCAGGAAATGAATAATCCGCTGGCTATGATGACATTGACTCCTACAAAGAATTGGTCGCATAAGTTTGTTCCAAAGTTTTCTATTGATCTTCAATTGTGGGATAATTTGAAGTATCACTTCAATTATAGTGCTGATATGGGATTTTGGGGTAATGAAGGGGCTACTAAGAGCAAGTATTATCTCTCAGCTAATAATAAGGCAACACATACTAATGCATCTTCATTCAAGGCACAGAATGTGACATGGCAGATTGAAAATACATTGACTTATGATAAAACTATCGGCAAACATACATTTGGTGTTGTATTAGGACAGTCTGCCCTTAAATATAAGGGAGATCAACTTGGTGGTAACCGTTGGAATCTGGTGAATCCTAATAAACCTTCTATTGATTATGCTACAGGGAATGTTGAATATACAAAGGATGCAGATGGTAATATTACTGGTGCTACAGTTCAGTATGGCGTTTATGGAGGTCCTTATACAGAACATAGAATGTCATCTATGTTTGCTCGTTTGAGTTATAACTATAATGAACGCTATATGATTCAGGCTACAATCCGTCGTGATGGTTCAAGTCGTTTTGGTATTAATAATAAATATGGTACATTCCCTTCAGTATCTGTGGGATGGAATGTGACAAATGAGGAATTTATGGCTGATACGCGAGAATGGTTGTCTAACCTAAAGGTTCGTGCCAGTTGGGGTAAGAATGGTAATGATAACATAGCCGAATTTGGTTATACTTCATTGACAGCCATGGGTAATAATGTCCTTTTGGGCAAAGATGCCATCAAATGGAATGGTTCTAAAGCACAACGTTTGGCAAATCCTGATTTGAAATGGGAAGAGAGTGAACAAACTGACTTGGGTATTGATTTGGGATTCTTTAATAATGCTTTAACATTCAGTGCCGACTATTACATAAAGAAAACCAATGGCATGATTATTACGATGCCTATCCCGAGTTATGTAGGTGAAACTAAGCCTCTTGGTAACGTAGGTGATATGGAAAATAGTGGTTTTGAGTTTGAACTTGGCTATAAATGGAATATTGCTGATGCTAAATTTGCAGTAAAGGGAAATGCTACTTATCTTAAAAATGAATTGAAGAATTTGGGAAATGATACTGGCTATATGGATTTAGATGGTATTCAAGGATTCTCTGGCGGCGGTACACGCGGCTCTAACGGACAACCTTTCCCCTATTTCTATGGTTACAAGACTGACGGTGTTTTCCAGAATATGGATGAAGTTCGTGCTTATGTCAATAAAGATGGTAAAATGATTATGCCGGATGCGGTTCCTGGTGATACACGTTTTGTGGATGTAAATGGTGATGGCAGCATCTCGGCAGATGACCGTACTAACATTGGTAATGGTACTCCGGATTGGACTTATGGTTTGAATCTCAATGCTGATTGGAAAGGCTTTGATTTTAATATTTTCTTCCAAGGTGTGGCTGGTGCTGATGTGTTTGATGGCACTTATCGTACAGATGTTGCTTCTGGTAACTATCCTTCTTGGATGTTGGGACGTTGGACTGGTGAAGGTACTTCTAATAAGTATCCTCGTCTGGCTGTCGGTAATGCAACGAACTGGATGGTATCTGATCTTTATGTTTGTGATGGTTCATATCTTCGTCTTAAGAATATTACTTTGGGATATACATTGCCTAAGACTCTTACTCGCAAACTTACTATTGAACGTCTGCGTGTGTATGTGCAAGCTGAAAATCTTGTGACTTGGACCAAATATTGGGGATTTGATCCTGAAATTTCTTCAGGTGCAACTTCTCTTGGTGTTGACCGTGGTATTTATCCGCAGGCTCGCACATATACAGTAGGTGTAAATGTTTCTTTCTAA